In one window of Oryza sativa Japonica Group chromosome 9, ASM3414082v1 DNA:
- the LOC4347129 gene encoding AAA-ATPase At5g57480: MREYWTSLASLMGAVAFLQGVVHAVFPAELRAAVARLLGRATRAFSPYCYFDVTETEGMGTNEIYDAVQLYLSSSAAPAAGARLTLSRPHNASSFTFGLAASDRVLDAFRGAAVTWEHVVAPRQAQGFSWRPLPEEKRRFTLRIRRGDRGVLLPAYLDHILAAAADIRRRSQDRLLYTNARGGAMDARGLPWDPVPFKHPSTFDTLAMDPERKAAIMADLRDFADGSAFYERTGRAWKRGYLLYGPPGTGKSSMIAAMANHLGYDVYDLELTEVGSNAELRKLLMKTTSKSIIVIEDIDCSVDLTNRATAAAAAQPPKPRASIDGGAIDQDAAAAPAGAAARSITLSGLLNFTDGLWSCCGSERIFVFTTNHIEKLDPALLRSGRMDMHIFMSYCTFPALKILLRNYLDDDSSASSSSAAAAATMAGLETWIDAAEITPADVSEVLIKNRRNGREQAMEQLLEVLKARAEKRPPSAAAGNATGGGDNEEEEEEEEKRALESPKEGGGEDGQDEETEAKKQLSE, translated from the coding sequence atgaGGGAGTACTGGACGTCGCTGGCGTCGCTGATGGGCGCGGTGGCGTTCTTGCAGGGGGTGGTGCACGCGGTGTTCCCGGCGGAGCtccgggcggcggtggcgcggctgctGGGGCGGGCGACGCGCGCCTTCTCGCCCTACTGCTACTTCGACGTGACGGAGACGGAGGGGATGGGCACCAACGAGATCTACGACGCCGTGCAGCTCTACCTCAGCAGCTCGGCGGCGCCCGCCGCGGGGGCCAGGCTCACCCTGTCGCGCCCCCACAACGCGTCGTCCTTCACCTTCGGCCTCGCCGCCAGCGACCGGGTGCTCGACGCCttccgcggcgccgccgtcacgTGGGAGCacgtcgtcgcgccgcgccaGGCGCAGGGCTTCTCGTGGCGCCCGCTCCCCGAGGAGAAGCGCCGGTTCACGCTCCGGATCCGCCGCGGCGACCGGGGCGTTCTGCTCCCGGCGTACCTCGACcacatcctcgccgccgccgcggacatCCGGCGCCGCAGCCAGGACCGGCTGCTCTACACcaacgcgcgcggcggcgccatggacgCGCGCGGCCTGCCGTGGGACCCCGTCCCGTTCAAGCACCCCAGCACGTTCGACACGCTCGCCATGGACCCGGAGCGCAAGGCCGCCATCATGGCCGACCTCCGCGACTTCGCCGACGGGAGCGCGTTCTACGAGCGCACGGGCCGCGCGTGGAAGCGCGGCTACCTCCTGTACGGCCCGCCCGGGACGGGCAAGTCGAGCATGATCGCCGCCATGGCGAACCACCTCGGCTACGACGTGTACGACCTCGAGCTCACCGAGGTCGGCAGCAACGCCGAGCTCCGGAAGCTGCTGATGAAGACGACCTCCAAGTCCATCATCGTGATCGAGGACATCGACTGCTCCGTCGACCTCACcaaccgcgccaccgccgcggccgcggcgcagccgccgaagccgcgggcgagcatcgacggcggcgcgatcgaccaggacgcggcggcggcgccggccggcgcggcggcgcggtcgatCACGCTCTCCGGCCTGCTCAACTTCACCGACGGCCTCTGGTCGTGCTGCGGCTCGGAGCGCATCTTCGTCTTCACCACCAACCACATCGAGAAGCTCGACCCGGCGCTGCTCCGCTCCGGCCGCATGGACATGCACATCTTCATGAGCTACTGCACGTTCCCGGCGCTCAAGATCCTCCTCCGGAACTACCTCGACGAcgactcctccgcctcctcctcctccgctgcagccgccgccaccatggccGGGCTGGAGACGTGGATCGACGCGGCGGAGATCACGCCGGCGGACGTGAGCGAGGTGCTGATCAAGAACCGCAGGAACGGGCGCGAGCAAGCCATGGAACAGCTCCTCGAGGTGCTCAAGGCGCGCGCCGAGAAGCgcccgccgtcggcggcggccgggaacgcgaccggcggcggcgacaacgaggaggaggaggaggaggaggagaagagggcaTTGGAGAGCCccaaggaaggcggcggcgaggacggacAGGACGAGGAGACGGAGGCCAAGAAACAgctgagtgagtga